In one Marinomonas maritima genomic region, the following are encoded:
- the radA gene encoding DNA repair protein RadA, producing MAKAKTAFVCNECGVDYAKWQGQCQACNAWNSLSEIRLTSGKTSARVSASQDPRYQGYAGAVTGIQNLSDIDLGDVPRFSSGANEFDRVLGGGLVPGGVVLIGGSPGAGKSTLLLQTMCWLAQQQSALYVTGEESLQQVAMRAQRLGLPTQNLKMLSETNVDAILTIAQQVKPKVMVIDSIQVMHLDGVESAPGSVSQVRESAAVLTRFAKQTQTAVLLVGHVTKDGTLAGPKVLEHMVDCSVLLEGSEDSRFRTLRGMKNRFGAVNELGVFAMLENGLKEVKNPSSIFLNRSNHPAAGSLVVVVWEGTRPLLVELQALVDDSPLGNPRRVTVGFDHNRLAMLLAVLHKHGGLLTSDQDVYLNVVGGVKVLETSADLAAIAAVVSSFRDRVLPHDLVVMGEVGLSGEIRPVPSGQERISEAAKHGFTRAVVPKANCPKKPIEGMKVIGVERLSEALDAIFED from the coding sequence ATGGCCAAAGCAAAAACCGCTTTCGTATGCAACGAATGCGGAGTTGACTACGCAAAATGGCAAGGACAATGTCAAGCCTGCAATGCGTGGAACTCCCTATCTGAAATTCGACTTACCTCTGGAAAAACCTCTGCGCGCGTCTCTGCGAGCCAAGATCCACGCTACCAAGGCTATGCTGGCGCCGTCACTGGCATCCAAAATTTATCCGATATCGATTTAGGCGATGTACCCCGATTCAGCTCTGGTGCTAACGAATTTGACCGAGTATTGGGCGGCGGTTTAGTACCTGGCGGTGTTGTGTTAATTGGTGGTTCACCCGGCGCTGGTAAAAGCACGCTATTATTACAAACCATGTGCTGGCTCGCACAACAACAAAGCGCCTTATATGTGACGGGAGAGGAATCCTTGCAGCAAGTCGCCATGCGCGCCCAACGTCTTGGCTTGCCTACACAAAATCTCAAAATGCTGTCCGAAACCAATGTGGACGCCATTTTAACCATCGCTCAACAGGTCAAGCCTAAAGTCATGGTCATTGACTCTATTCAGGTCATGCATTTGGATGGCGTTGAATCCGCGCCTGGCAGCGTGTCGCAAGTAAGAGAAAGTGCCGCGGTCTTAACGCGTTTTGCAAAACAAACGCAAACGGCGGTGTTGCTCGTTGGTCACGTCACCAAAGACGGCACCCTTGCTGGACCGAAAGTCCTTGAACACATGGTCGATTGTTCGGTGTTATTAGAAGGTTCTGAAGATTCTCGTTTTCGTACATTGCGCGGCATGAAAAACCGCTTTGGCGCCGTCAATGAACTTGGCGTTTTTGCCATGCTTGAAAATGGCTTAAAAGAAGTTAAGAATCCCAGCTCCATTTTCTTAAACCGAAGCAATCATCCTGCGGCTGGCAGCCTAGTTGTAGTGGTATGGGAGGGCACCCGACCCTTATTAGTAGAGCTACAAGCCTTGGTCGACGATTCGCCACTTGGTAATCCAAGACGCGTTACGGTTGGGTTTGATCATAATCGACTCGCTATGCTGTTAGCAGTATTACACAAACACGGCGGTTTATTAACGTCTGATCAAGATGTGTATTTGAACGTGGTGGGCGGGGTTAAAGTGCTGGAAACCAGCGCGGATCTTGCGGCCATTGCGGCTGTTGTCTCTAGCTTCCGAGATCGAGTTTTACCCCATGACTTAGTCGTGATGGGCGAAGTCGGCTTATCCGGTGAAATTCGCCCTGTCCCATCAGGGCAAGAACGTATTAGTGAAGCGGCCAAACATGGATTCACCAGAGCCGTCGTGCCAAAAGCTAACTGTCCGAAAAAGCCGATTGAAGGCATGAAGGTCATTGGTGTTGAACGTCTGTCAGAAGCCTTAGACGCCATTTTTGAAGACTAG
- a CDS encoding DUF1289 domain-containing protein, with amino-acid sequence MEQIELFTIESPCRGVCENSTKGFCKGCLRSRDERFHWFSLSNEARHQVLDLCKHRRVRLLKARQERLDAASAKALPYGMEDELIADLFE; translated from the coding sequence ATGGAACAAATAGAACTGTTTACCATAGAAAGCCCTTGTCGAGGTGTGTGTGAGAACAGTACAAAAGGCTTTTGCAAAGGATGTTTGCGCAGTCGAGATGAGCGCTTTCATTGGTTTTCGTTATCCAATGAAGCGCGTCATCAAGTATTAGATCTGTGCAAACATCGTCGAGTACGCTTACTTAAGGCCCGTCAAGAAAGATTAGACGCCGCTTCTGCCAAGGCATTACCTTATGGTATGGAAGATGAACTTATCGCGGACCTGTTTGAATAG
- a CDS encoding COG3904 family protein: MEKKKRNVVLLSLFLYLMIASFLTACSELAVNKKTESDMTDGLVIDIEENSAYLSGVLDSNLVEELSHLIKQNPNVTDLVLVDIPGSVDQHATMEGARLIRRLGLNTHIAQTGYVLSGGVDLFLGGVERTIGAGAGVGVHAWSDGSRMKAANVNVADSIHAVYVNFYLEMGVPERFYWFSLDAAPADRVYFLSPEETYDYQLATQ; this comes from the coding sequence ATGGAAAAGAAAAAGCGTAATGTTGTTCTATTATCACTGTTCTTATACCTAATGATAGCGTCATTTTTAACCGCTTGTTCAGAATTGGCTGTAAATAAAAAAACAGAGTCTGATATGACCGACGGTTTAGTCATAGATATTGAAGAAAATAGTGCTTACTTGTCTGGTGTACTTGATAGCAATTTAGTTGAAGAATTGAGCCACTTAATAAAACAAAACCCCAATGTAACGGACTTGGTGTTGGTCGATATTCCTGGGTCTGTGGATCAACACGCTACGATGGAGGGCGCGCGTTTGATTCGTCGTTTAGGTTTGAATACTCACATAGCGCAGACCGGTTATGTGCTTTCCGGTGGTGTTGATCTATTCTTAGGTGGCGTGGAAAGAACCATTGGAGCGGGTGCTGGCGTTGGTGTACATGCTTGGTCTGATGGTTCAAGAATGAAAGCGGCGAACGTCAATGTTGCCGATTCGATACACGCAGTGTATGTTAATTTTTATCTAGAAATGGGGGTGCCAGAGCGCTTTTATTGGTTCTCACTGGATGCGGCACCCGCCGATAGAGTGTATTTTTTATCACCCGAAGAAACGTATGATTATCAGCTTGCCACACAATAA
- a CDS encoding GGDEF domain-containing protein, whose protein sequence is MVNNNPVKQPHSFTSNNAFNNFQQTSNIFNIASATGSIAHFIFILIFFYIDQTTLAWINIFSVSAWLLTFWFNRIRRHDISILIMSAEVLAHALVATSVLGADAGFQYYLWPMALLVMAIPSLSVTWSTIIAFSHITTFTLLTLFCHTRVPNLDSYYILIFLLNLASASIPFIATAAISRSIYASQYSVMTKLAEKDALTQLFNRRFGLEALNHYVNQPDENRVPFCISLVDVDQFKLVNDQLGHSKGDEALIKISSYLSKSMRETDISSRWGGEEFLFIFPNVELHQIRQRIEKICHDMPSHIFLENWDQAISCSFGLIQVAQNESAEDALKRVDDSLYQAKKNGRYQVVSDQ, encoded by the coding sequence GTGGTAAATAACAACCCAGTAAAACAACCCCATTCTTTTACGTCAAACAACGCCTTCAATAACTTTCAGCAAACGTCTAATATTTTCAATATCGCGTCTGCGACTGGGTCTATTGCCCATTTCATTTTCATTTTAATATTTTTCTATATTGATCAAACAACGCTTGCCTGGATAAATATCTTCAGTGTTTCTGCATGGCTACTGACATTTTGGTTTAACCGTATTAGACGTCATGACATTTCTATTTTGATCATGAGCGCAGAAGTGTTAGCTCACGCTTTAGTCGCCACCAGCGTATTAGGTGCAGACGCTGGATTTCAATATTACCTTTGGCCAATGGCATTGCTTGTGATGGCGATTCCATCACTTAGCGTGACTTGGTCTACGATAATCGCTTTTTCTCATATAACAACCTTCACATTACTCACTCTTTTTTGCCACACCAGAGTGCCAAATTTAGACTCTTACTACATACTCATTTTTCTATTAAATTTAGCAAGTGCCAGTATCCCCTTCATTGCCACAGCTGCCATTTCTCGCTCAATTTATGCAAGTCAATATTCTGTTATGACAAAACTGGCCGAAAAAGATGCGCTAACCCAACTGTTTAATCGTCGTTTTGGCCTTGAAGCATTGAACCATTATGTGAATCAACCAGATGAAAACAGAGTACCTTTTTGCATCAGCTTAGTCGACGTTGACCAGTTCAAATTAGTAAACGATCAACTAGGGCATAGCAAAGGAGACGAAGCACTTATAAAAATATCAAGCTACCTCTCTAAATCCATGCGGGAAACAGACATATCAAGCCGCTGGGGAGGCGAAGAATTTTTATTCATCTTTCCTAATGTTGAACTTCACCAAATTCGACAACGTATCGAAAAAATATGCCATGACATGCCTAGCCATATTTTCTTAGAAAATTGGGATCAGGCAATTAGCTGTAGTTTTGGTCTGATTCAAGTAGCCCAAAATGAATCCGCTGAAGACGCATTAAAACGAGTCGATGATTCTCTTTATCAAGCCAAAAAAAATGGTCGCTACCAAGTGGTAAGCGACCAATAA
- a CDS encoding CoA-acylating methylmalonate-semialdehyde dehydrogenase: MEIIGHLIDGKRSQQAARTQDVFNPATGEVSKKVAIASKETVEEAITVAQAAYPEWRNTPPLKRARIMFNYKALLEKHSDKICELIGAEHGKICHDAAGELQRGIENVEYACGAPELLKGEYSKNVGPNIDSWSEFQPLGVVAGITPFNFPAMVPLWMFPMAIVCGNTFILKPSERDPSTALFIAELLHEAGLPAGVFNVVNGDKVAVDTLLEDKRVKAVSFVGSTPIAEYIYSKASANGKRCQALGGAKNHAIVMPDADMDNVVSQLLGAAFGSSGERCMALSVAVAVGKAAGDALISKMAEAMKPLKVGECSDKTNDFGPVITKEHKEKVVGFIDSAESQGATIVVDGRHPQVVGYEKGFFVGATLIDGVTKEMESYQQEIFGPVLQVVRVDTMEEAMTLINDHEYGNGTCIFTRDGEAARYFSDHIEVGMVGINVPLPVPVAYHSFGGWKRSLFGDLHAYGPDAVRFYTKRKTITQRWPSAGIREGKSFSFPS, encoded by the coding sequence ATGGAAATTATCGGACATTTGATCGACGGTAAACGGTCACAGCAAGCCGCACGCACTCAAGATGTGTTTAACCCGGCAACGGGAGAAGTATCGAAAAAAGTCGCTATTGCTTCAAAAGAAACCGTAGAAGAGGCCATTACGGTAGCGCAAGCGGCTTACCCTGAGTGGCGAAATACGCCGCCATTAAAGCGCGCCCGAATCATGTTTAACTATAAAGCGTTATTGGAAAAACACTCAGATAAAATTTGTGAATTGATTGGCGCTGAACATGGCAAAATTTGCCACGATGCGGCGGGCGAATTACAGCGAGGCATTGAAAACGTTGAATACGCATGTGGTGCGCCAGAGCTATTAAAAGGTGAGTACAGCAAAAACGTTGGCCCGAATATTGATTCTTGGAGTGAGTTTCAGCCACTTGGCGTAGTTGCCGGGATTACACCATTTAACTTCCCTGCCATGGTGCCGTTATGGATGTTTCCGATGGCAATCGTGTGTGGGAACACGTTCATTTTAAAGCCTTCTGAACGCGACCCAAGTACCGCTTTGTTTATTGCTGAATTGTTGCATGAAGCGGGCTTACCAGCGGGTGTTTTTAATGTGGTAAATGGCGATAAAGTCGCTGTTGACACCTTATTGGAAGATAAGCGGGTAAAAGCCGTGAGCTTTGTTGGTTCCACGCCCATTGCGGAATACATCTACAGCAAAGCCAGCGCTAACGGTAAGCGTTGTCAGGCATTAGGTGGCGCGAAAAACCACGCGATTGTGATGCCAGATGCCGATATGGATAACGTAGTGAGTCAGTTGCTTGGCGCGGCCTTTGGCTCATCAGGCGAACGTTGTATGGCGTTGTCGGTTGCCGTTGCCGTTGGTAAGGCAGCTGGTGATGCTTTGATTAGTAAGATGGCTGAGGCTATGAAGCCGCTAAAAGTAGGTGAATGCTCAGACAAAACCAATGATTTTGGTCCTGTCATTACCAAAGAACATAAAGAAAAAGTGGTTGGCTTTATTGATAGCGCGGAATCACAAGGCGCAACCATTGTGGTGGATGGCCGTCATCCACAAGTCGTAGGTTATGAAAAAGGTTTCTTTGTTGGTGCGACCCTAATCGATGGTGTAACCAAAGAGATGGAGAGTTATCAGCAAGAAATTTTCGGTCCAGTTTTGCAAGTGGTTCGTGTTGATACCATGGAAGAAGCGATGACGCTGATTAACGACCATGAATACGGTAACGGAACCTGTATTTTCACCCGTGATGGCGAAGCCGCGCGTTACTTTTCGGATCATATTGAAGTGGGTATGGTTGGCATTAATGTGCCTTTACCTGTGCCTGTGGCGTATCACAGTTTTGGTGGTTGGAAGCGTTCTTTGTTTGGCGATCTACATGCCTACGGTCCAGACGCTGTGCGCTTTTACACAAAACGCAAAACCATTACACAGCGTTGGCCTTCGGCGGGAATACGTGAAGGTAAGAGCTTTTCTTTTCCGTCTTAA
- a CDS encoding LysR family transcriptional regulator encodes MNKFKSQVSDADLRILRIFRTVVECGGFSAAEVELNISRAAISIAISDLETRLGFRLCQRGRSGFSLTNEGSQVYDFTLQLLSSIEDFRTNINALHQHLKGELNIGITDNLVTLPHTRITRALAGLKDKGPQVTINIRMIPPNDVERGVLDGGLQIGIVPDLKILSGLDYHHLYQEESKLYCSDTHPLFTLGDKKITKAKLKEFDAVLPAYAQTPEIKSQHQPLTASATATDREGIAFLILTGRYIGFLPDHVAEHWIRDGRMRALLPNECHYITQFSAITRKGARANLILETFLEELERTQ; translated from the coding sequence ATGAATAAGTTTAAAAGTCAGGTAAGCGACGCCGATCTTAGAATTTTGCGCATCTTTAGAACCGTCGTGGAATGTGGTGGTTTTTCCGCTGCTGAAGTCGAGCTCAACATTAGCCGAGCCGCTATTAGCATCGCAATATCTGACTTGGAAACCCGTCTCGGATTTAGACTTTGTCAACGAGGCCGGTCTGGCTTTTCCCTGACAAACGAAGGCAGCCAAGTTTATGACTTTACGTTGCAATTACTGTCCTCTATCGAAGACTTTCGCACCAATATCAATGCCCTCCACCAGCATTTAAAGGGCGAGCTAAACATTGGTATCACAGACAATTTAGTCACTCTGCCTCATACTCGAATAACAAGAGCATTGGCCGGCCTCAAAGATAAAGGTCCGCAAGTCACAATTAATATTCGTATGATTCCACCCAACGATGTGGAAAGAGGGGTATTAGATGGTGGACTGCAAATTGGCATTGTTCCAGACCTCAAAATTTTAAGCGGATTAGATTATCACCATCTTTACCAAGAAGAGTCCAAGCTCTACTGCAGTGATACTCATCCTTTATTTACCTTAGGCGACAAAAAAATCACCAAAGCCAAACTAAAAGAGTTTGATGCCGTTTTGCCTGCCTACGCACAAACACCAGAAATTAAAAGCCAACACCAACCTTTAACGGCAAGTGCGACAGCGACAGACCGAGAGGGGATCGCTTTTCTCATATTGACGGGGCGTTATATTGGTTTTTTACCCGACCATGTGGCCGAGCACTGGATTCGTGATGGCCGAATGCGCGCCCTCTTGCCGAATGAATGCCATTACATCACTCAATTTTCTGCCATTACCCGAAAAGGCGCCCGCGCCAATCTTATTCTAGAAACTTTCTTAGAAGAGCTAGAGAGAACCCAGTAA
- a CDS encoding efflux RND transporter periplasmic adaptor subunit, with the protein MNRVKRINMIAGATLAATLFLTGCSSDENEVSVEKEIIRPVKLITIGSTDAINIRRFPAELKASKEADLAFRVGGQLMNIHVVAGQRVTKGELLAALDPTDFSLQVELAEANQRLAEVQFNRIQTMLKQNATTKSQYDSTKATLDQANNALQSAKNQLKYTKVYAPFSGVISSVVTENFQYVSATQALMHIQDIDNLDIEFQVPESLVVSIKNTQTDYMPKVVVDVAPDEELYAAYKEHNTTPNETTMAYEVTLHLIRKEDKTHTLLPGMTANIDINLNSLLGVQKHVVIPVEAVLRHEDTSTGKSNSTVWVFNSNTKKVEARSVQLGTLQGNLIEIKSGLNTGDQIVAAGVNSLTDDMQVRPWTRERGL; encoded by the coding sequence ATGAACCGCGTAAAGCGTATAAATATGATAGCTGGGGCCACCCTCGCCGCTACATTATTCCTAACGGGTTGCTCATCAGATGAAAATGAAGTCTCTGTAGAGAAAGAAATCATCCGACCAGTCAAACTCATTACCATCGGCTCAACAGATGCTATTAACATTCGTCGATTTCCTGCAGAACTAAAAGCCAGCAAAGAAGCCGATTTAGCGTTTCGTGTTGGCGGCCAATTAATGAATATTCACGTGGTTGCGGGACAGCGAGTGACAAAAGGAGAATTACTCGCCGCGCTTGACCCTACAGACTTCTCCCTGCAAGTAGAGCTTGCTGAAGCCAATCAACGTCTTGCGGAAGTGCAATTCAACCGTATTCAGACAATGTTAAAGCAAAACGCGACAACAAAATCCCAATACGATTCAACAAAAGCGACATTGGATCAGGCAAACAATGCCCTGCAATCTGCAAAAAACCAGCTTAAATACACTAAGGTTTATGCTCCGTTTAGTGGCGTCATTTCGTCCGTTGTAACAGAGAATTTCCAATATGTCAGCGCCACTCAGGCTCTAATGCATATTCAGGACATCGACAACCTTGATATTGAATTCCAAGTCCCTGAAAGCCTTGTCGTCAGCATAAAAAATACTCAAACAGACTACATGCCTAAAGTGGTTGTGGATGTTGCACCAGATGAAGAGCTGTATGCAGCTTACAAAGAACACAACACAACACCAAATGAAACGACAATGGCTTATGAAGTCACACTGCATTTGATTCGAAAAGAAGACAAAACTCATACGCTATTGCCAGGCATGACAGCCAATATCGACATCAACCTCAATTCACTTTTGGGTGTACAAAAGCACGTTGTTATTCCTGTTGAAGCGGTACTTCGCCATGAAGATACCAGCACAGGAAAATCAAACAGTACGGTTTGGGTGTTCAACAGTAATACCAAGAAAGTAGAAGCTCGTTCAGTACAACTGGGAACCTTGCAAGGGAATCTAATTGAAATAAAATCGGGGCTAAATACCGGTGATCAGATCGTTGCGGCCGGTGTAAACAGCTTAACAGACGACATGCAAGTTCGCCCTTGGACACGTGAGCGAGGCTTATAA
- a CDS encoding efflux RND transporter permease subunit — translation MDIAAYFINRKVTSWMLTLILLIGGTIAFTNLGQLEDPEFTIKDSLIITYYPGASPEQVEEEVTYPIERELQNLPYVDKITSTSKAGYSKVQLTIKDTYRAKELKQIWDEVRKKIRDISGAFPSGVGSPIVLDDFGDVYGVMLAIHGEGYPYKDLENYVDYVKRELVLVEGVAKVTVAGEQDEQVTIEISRAKLANMGIAPSQLEVLLKNQNSVSNAGRVKVGSEYIRISPTGEFKDISELENLIVGTPIDGNLIRLKDVATIKREYVEPKTHLVDFNGAKSLLLGVSFLSGVNVVKIGETLEQKIAELEYQQPIGLSMEPIYFQSKEVDRSVSDFLLNLAAAVGIVILVLLVFMGIRSGILIGIVLLLTILGTFIVMDYFKINLQRISLGGLIISLGMLVDNAIVVTEGVLIGLQRGMTKVQAASAVVKQTKWPLLGATVIAVTAFAPIGLSPDAVGEFVGSLFYVLLISLLLSWFTAITLTPFFCDLFFKESIAKAKNEEGESEEPTDPYKGFIFTGYKWLLDKAMRFRWITVILLVGCLFVSGWAFQFVKQAFFPPSTTPMFYMDIQMPEGTHIEDTYEKVRVIEKELLKDDRIEYVTSTTGQGALRFMLTYNAQQANSSYAQFIVRTKEKEAIPGLLKDLYYTMQEDYPELEVKLQRLQLGPDSGAKLETRISGPDPKLLRQFSAKIQDIYRNDGGLENIKDDWRQPVKVLRPIFNDAQARRLGISKTELDDVLLTNFTGSQIGLYREGTDLLPIIRIAPENERVSIDQIRDLQIYSPASGSYVTLSTLVSGFETVWEDPIIERRDRKRTITVMADPNILGDETAMAIYGRTKADIEAIKLPPGYTLEWGGEYESSTDAQANIFKALPLGYLFMFIITILLFNSIRVPLTIWFCVPLALIGVSTGLLVMNSAFSFMALLGFLSLSGMTVKNGIVLADQINYEFDQGTEKYEAIFNSAVSRVRPVCMAAITTILGMIPLLYDAFFEGMAVVISFGLGFATILTLIAVPVFYTLLFRVKYRSYRDFD, via the coding sequence ATGGATATTGCTGCTTACTTTATAAATCGAAAAGTCACCAGCTGGATGCTCACACTGATCTTATTGATCGGTGGTACGATTGCATTTACCAATCTTGGTCAGTTAGAAGACCCTGAATTTACCATCAAAGATTCTCTTATTATCACCTACTACCCGGGCGCTTCGCCAGAGCAAGTAGAGGAAGAAGTAACCTACCCTATTGAACGTGAACTGCAAAACTTACCTTACGTTGATAAAATCACGTCAACGTCAAAAGCAGGTTATTCGAAAGTTCAACTAACCATTAAAGACACTTATCGTGCCAAAGAACTAAAACAGATCTGGGATGAGGTTCGTAAGAAAATTCGCGATATTTCTGGAGCTTTCCCCTCTGGCGTTGGCTCACCGATCGTGTTGGATGATTTCGGTGATGTATACGGCGTCATGCTCGCTATCCACGGTGAAGGCTATCCTTACAAAGATTTAGAAAACTATGTCGACTACGTAAAACGTGAATTGGTTCTAGTAGAAGGTGTGGCGAAAGTCACGGTGGCTGGCGAGCAAGATGAGCAAGTAACCATCGAGATTTCACGGGCAAAATTGGCCAACATGGGCATTGCGCCAAGCCAATTAGAAGTGCTATTGAAAAACCAAAACAGCGTGTCAAACGCGGGACGCGTTAAAGTCGGAAGCGAATACATACGCATTAGTCCGACAGGGGAATTCAAAGATATTTCAGAACTTGAAAACTTAATTGTCGGAACGCCTATCGACGGTAACCTCATCCGCTTAAAAGATGTTGCGACCATTAAACGAGAATACGTTGAGCCTAAAACCCATTTGGTCGACTTCAACGGTGCCAAATCTCTTTTGCTTGGTGTTTCTTTCTTATCAGGCGTTAACGTCGTAAAAATTGGCGAGACATTAGAGCAAAAAATTGCAGAACTAGAATACCAGCAACCGATTGGGCTGAGCATGGAGCCAATCTATTTCCAATCAAAAGAAGTTGACCGCTCCGTGTCTGATTTCTTGCTAAACCTAGCCGCGGCTGTTGGCATCGTTATCCTTGTGCTGTTGGTTTTCATGGGCATTCGCTCAGGCATCTTGATTGGTATCGTTCTTTTATTGACCATTCTGGGTACTTTCATCGTAATGGACTATTTTAAGATCAACCTACAACGTATCTCGTTAGGTGGTTTGATTATTTCCTTAGGGATGTTAGTTGATAATGCCATCGTAGTGACCGAAGGGGTTCTCATTGGCCTACAAAGGGGCATGACAAAAGTCCAGGCCGCGAGCGCTGTGGTAAAGCAAACTAAATGGCCTTTATTAGGCGCTACTGTTATTGCAGTGACGGCTTTTGCGCCAATTGGCTTATCTCCAGATGCCGTTGGTGAGTTTGTTGGCTCACTCTTTTATGTGTTGCTGATTTCGCTGTTATTAAGCTGGTTCACCGCCATTACTCTCACGCCTTTCTTTTGTGATCTGTTTTTCAAAGAGAGCATCGCAAAAGCCAAGAATGAAGAAGGCGAATCAGAAGAGCCGACTGATCCGTATAAAGGCTTCATTTTCACAGGTTATAAATGGCTATTAGATAAAGCCATGCGCTTTAGATGGATCACCGTTATTTTGCTGGTTGGTTGCTTATTTGTATCCGGTTGGGCGTTCCAATTTGTGAAACAAGCTTTTTTTCCACCTTCGACAACGCCAATGTTCTATATGGACATTCAGATGCCAGAAGGTACGCACATTGAAGACACTTACGAAAAAGTCCGTGTTATTGAAAAAGAGCTATTGAAAGACGATCGCATTGAATACGTCACTTCGACGACAGGTCAAGGCGCCTTGCGCTTCATGTTGACCTACAATGCTCAGCAGGCGAACTCTAGCTATGCCCAATTTATTGTTCGTACGAAAGAAAAAGAAGCGATTCCAGGGTTATTAAAAGACCTGTATTACACAATGCAGGAAGACTACCCTGAGTTAGAAGTGAAACTGCAACGCCTACAGTTAGGGCCCGACAGTGGCGCAAAACTTGAAACGCGCATAAGCGGTCCTGATCCTAAACTTTTGCGTCAATTTAGCGCGAAAATTCAAGACATTTATCGTAATGATGGTGGCCTAGAAAATATTAAAGACGATTGGCGTCAACCCGTTAAAGTACTTCGTCCTATCTTTAATGATGCTCAGGCCCGACGTTTAGGCATCAGCAAAACCGAACTGGATGACGTTCTACTGACTAACTTTACTGGCTCACAAATCGGCTTGTATCGTGAAGGCACAGATCTTCTTCCTATTATTCGTATCGCGCCAGAAAATGAACGCGTTTCCATTGACCAAATCCGTGATTTGCAGATTTATAGTCCAGCGTCGGGTTCTTACGTCACACTCTCCACGTTGGTTTCTGGCTTTGAAACCGTATGGGAAGATCCGATCATTGAGCGCCGAGATCGTAAACGCACGATCACTGTCATGGCTGATCCCAACATTTTAGGTGATGAAACCGCCATGGCAATATATGGTCGTACTAAAGCGGATATTGAAGCCATCAAATTACCGCCGGGTTACACCCTAGAATGGGGTGGTGAATACGAAAGCAGCACCGATGCACAAGCAAACATATTCAAGGCATTGCCTTTGGGTTATTTGTTTATGTTCATCATTACTATTTTGTTGTTCAACTCGATTCGTGTACCACTCACAATTTGGTTTTGTGTCCCACTGGCCTTAATTGGCGTGTCCACTGGATTGCTCGTAATGAACTCCGCATTCAGCTTTATGGCACTACTCGGATTTTTGAGTCTGTCGGGGATGACGGTGAAAAACGGCATTGTACTGGCAGATCAAATTAACTATGAATTCGATCAAGGAACCGAAAAGTACGAGGCTATTTTCAATTCCGCAGTAAGTCGTGTTCGTCCCGTTTGTATGGCCGCTATTACCACCATACTCGGTATGATTCCATTGCTTTACGATGCGTTCTTTGAAGGTATGGCCGTTGTTATTTCTTTCGGTCTGGGTTTTGCCACAATATTAACCCTCATAGCGGTACCCGTTTTTTACACACTATTATTCCGTGTTAAATACCGCTCATACCGCGATTTTGATTAA